The following proteins are encoded in a genomic region of Bosea beijingensis:
- a CDS encoding ABC transporter substrate-binding protein gives MALALDLPLIGYSHSRARPWVPVPASVPFLAAPPDLEQILMLQPDLILCPDTSAHSEWWPLARLSRIAPVLPSNHRTHWRDNLDRLAGWLQRTEAAERTIAAYAEQIAGLRRRHDGVLQRSLLAAATYDPLKRRLMVRSDGTGYGFVMPAQVLTDLGGRAVESGRIGPYGEVALESLGDVIGQVNGILLIDLGDRAPQALAREPLWQRLPAVRAGQVHVTRGNSIFGSVYTARHLASAWDVLLARMPS, from the coding sequence ATGGCGCTGGCGCTCGATCTGCCTCTGATCGGCTACAGCCACAGCCGCGCCAGGCCATGGGTGCCCGTACCGGCTTCCGTGCCGTTCCTGGCGGCGCCGCCCGATCTCGAACAGATCCTGATGTTGCAACCCGATCTGATCCTCTGCCCGGACACCTCCGCCCACTCGGAATGGTGGCCCCTCGCCCGGTTGAGCAGGATCGCGCCGGTCCTGCCGAGCAATCATCGCACGCACTGGCGCGACAATCTCGACAGGCTGGCCGGCTGGCTTCAGCGCACCGAAGCGGCCGAACGCACCATCGCGGCCTATGCCGAGCAGATTGCCGGGCTGCGCCGGCGCCATGATGGCGTGCTGCAGAGGAGCCTGCTCGCGGCAGCGACCTATGATCCGCTCAAGCGGCGGCTGATGGTGCGCAGCGACGGCACGGGCTACGGCTTCGTGATGCCGGCCCAGGTGCTCACCGATCTCGGCGGCCGTGCGGTCGAATCCGGACGGATCGGCCCCTATGGCGAGGTCGCGCTCGAATCCCTCGGAGATGTCATCGGGCAGGTAAACGGCATCCTGCTGATCGATCTCGGCGACCGCGCCCCGCAGGCGCTCGCGCGCGAACCACTTTGGCAGCGGCTGCCGGCAGTGCGCGCAGGACAGGTGCATGTCACCCGAGGCAACAGCATCTTCGGCTCGGTCTATACCGCGCGTCACCTTGCCAGCGCCTGGGATGTGTTGCTGGCCAGGATGCCGTCGTGA
- a CDS encoding RNA polymerase sigma factor, giving the protein MSSSLDDVGTLYAQEYRRLERRAARRVGVANAADVVQDVFVAFWSRARDHIGCQASYLSRAIDYAAISQQRAERLRAGLPLRITEEQYAAPAALPDQVAAARLDLERVVRTVAALPERTRQIFLLNRVHACSYDEIAAALGLSYSTVEREIARALLACRDTLR; this is encoded by the coding sequence ATGTCGAGCAGCCTCGACGATGTCGGCACACTCTACGCGCAGGAATATCGCCGGCTGGAACGGCGTGCCGCGCGCCGCGTCGGCGTCGCCAACGCCGCCGATGTCGTGCAGGACGTCTTCGTCGCCTTCTGGTCGCGCGCCCGGGACCATATCGGCTGCCAGGCGTCCTATCTCAGCCGCGCGATCGACTATGCCGCGATCAGCCAACAGCGCGCCGAGCGGCTGCGCGCCGGCCTGCCACTGCGGATCACCGAAGAGCAGTACGCGGCTCCGGCCGCCCTGCCCGATCAGGTTGCGGCAGCAAGGCTGGATTTGGAACGTGTGGTCCGGACCGTCGCGGCCTTGCCCGAACGCACCCGCCAGATCTTCCTGCTGAACCGCGTGCATGCCTGCAGCTACGACGAGATCGCAGCCGCGCTCGGCCTCTCCTACAGCACGGTCGAGCGCGAGATCGCCCGCGCCCTGCTGGCATGCCGGGACACATTGAGATAA
- a CDS encoding FecCD family ABC transporter permease translates to MTRAPLAIVIGALLLLAASLAALTLGTRPIAAGEWLAILRDGRGSEAAEIVLGLRLPRVLLGAMVGAALGLAGAVIQLATRNPLGDPGLLGINAGASLALILGTDLIALAGPQAATWLAACGALGAVLAVQALAGGRSSSDPIRLTLAGVAVTALCIGIGQAVALSDPERFDLVRNWRVGTLSGATDAILPSVTLAWLAGTLLALGLAPRLDLLALGDDRAASLGVAVRPVRLGSLMAVVLLAGSAVATAGPVAFIGLASPHVARRIGGVGAATHLPLSGLIGAALVVIADTLGRIAAPPAEVPVGIVAGLLGAPILILLARRRSAAA, encoded by the coding sequence GTGACACGGGCTCCGCTGGCGATCGTCATCGGCGCATTGCTGCTGCTGGCAGCCTCGCTCGCCGCCTTGACGCTGGGCACGCGGCCGATTGCTGCCGGCGAATGGCTCGCCATCCTGCGCGACGGCCGCGGCAGCGAAGCCGCCGAGATCGTGCTGGGCTTGCGCCTGCCGCGCGTCCTGCTCGGAGCGATGGTCGGGGCTGCGCTCGGACTTGCCGGCGCGGTCATCCAGCTCGCGACGCGAAATCCGCTGGGCGATCCGGGCCTGCTGGGGATCAACGCGGGAGCGAGCCTCGCGCTGATCCTCGGCACCGATCTCATCGCCCTCGCCGGCCCGCAGGCCGCGACCTGGCTTGCCGCCTGCGGCGCCCTCGGTGCGGTGCTCGCGGTCCAGGCGCTTGCGGGCGGGCGCAGCAGCTCGGACCCGATCCGGCTCACGCTTGCGGGCGTCGCGGTCACGGCGCTGTGCATCGGCATCGGCCAGGCGGTCGCCTTGTCGGATCCCGAGCGCTTCGATCTGGTCAGGAACTGGCGCGTCGGCACGCTCTCGGGAGCGACCGACGCCATTCTCCCCAGCGTGACGCTGGCATGGCTTGCCGGAACGCTGCTGGCGCTCGGGCTCGCCCCTCGCCTCGACCTGCTCGCGCTCGGGGACGATCGCGCAGCCTCGCTCGGCGTCGCGGTCCGGCCAGTACGACTTGGCTCGCTCATGGCCGTCGTCCTGCTCGCCGGCAGTGCCGTCGCGACGGCCGGCCCTGTCGCTTTCATCGGTCTCGCCAGCCCGCATGTCGCCCGCCGCATCGGCGGCGTCGGCGCGGCAACGCATCTGCCCCTCTCCGGCCTGATCGGCGCCGCCCTCGTCGTGATCGCGGACACGCTCGGCCGCATCGCGGCGCCGCCGGCCGAGGTGCCCGTCGGCATTGTCGCCGGCCTCCTCGGCGCCCCCATCCTGATCCTGCTTGCTCGCCGCAGGAGCGCTGCCGCATGA
- a CDS encoding ABC transporter ATP-binding protein, whose amino-acid sequence MIVGPNACGKSTLLRSLARLHPSSGGSVLLDGHPIARYRPRDRAKLLAVLPQGAEAPEGITVADLVARGRHPHRSLFQRWTAADQAATESAMTAAGVSQLGGRSLESLSGGQRQKVWIAMALAQGADILLLDEPTTFLDLAHQIDLLELCATLNRAGKTIVAVLHDLNQAARYASRLIVMRAGEILAQGLPEDILTPGFIDEVFQVRSIVIPDPLTGKPLIIPKPPTYKD is encoded by the coding sequence ATGATCGTCGGCCCCAATGCCTGCGGCAAGTCGACCTTGTTGAGAAGCCTCGCGCGGTTGCATCCGTCTTCAGGCGGCAGCGTCCTGCTCGATGGACACCCGATCGCGCGCTATCGCCCACGCGACCGCGCCAAGCTGCTTGCGGTTCTGCCGCAAGGAGCAGAGGCCCCGGAGGGGATCACCGTCGCCGATCTCGTGGCGCGTGGACGCCACCCGCATCGCAGCCTGTTCCAGCGCTGGACCGCCGCCGATCAGGCAGCGACGGAATCCGCAATGACCGCGGCCGGCGTATCCCAGCTCGGCGGGCGCTCGCTCGAAAGCCTGTCGGGAGGTCAGCGCCAGAAGGTCTGGATCGCGATGGCGCTGGCCCAGGGCGCGGACATCCTGCTGCTGGACGAGCCGACGACCTTCCTCGACCTTGCCCACCAGATCGATCTGCTCGAACTCTGTGCAACGCTGAACCGCGCCGGAAAAACCATCGTCGCTGTGTTGCATGATCTGAACCAGGCTGCGCGTTACGCATCTAGGCTGATTGTGATGCGAGCGGGAGAAATCCTGGCGCAGGGCCTGCCGGAGGACATCCTGACGCCCGGTTTCATCGACGAGGTGTTCCAAGTCCGCAGCATCGTGATCCCCGACCCGCTCACCGGCAAGCCTTTGATCATACCCAAACCACCCACCTATAAAGATTGA
- a CDS encoding TonB-dependent receptor, translating to MRLTAKEILLAATFLSSLGAGLAIPVATAQAQALHSFDIPAKPVRAAMNDIVRVTGVDVVFAETPAASRRGNAVKGSLTTAQAVAALLNGTGLAFRFSNATTVQIYDPARPVSAGGAVEGAIPLDTIEVVGSGVPGLPPAYAGGQVAVGGGLGVLGQRSVMDTPFSVTNYTSKLIEDQRAQSVADVVKNDSSIRNVEPTNVGNANYFVIRGIQVGNAAVAFGGLFGIAPNAQSTLAGIERVEVLKGPGAFLGGLSPSGVGGVINLVPKRATDEPLTRFTTTWISNSQFGGHLDLGRRFGDQKQFGVRANLLYRDGGTPISQQSQTLVNGTIGLDYRSDAFRISLDAGYQVLNTDRMNNTVTPLATELVPRPIKPNKSYVSPWNYSKFADSFGMVQTEYDVTSNITVYGKAGVSHMDWDQAVEAGSGLRRNGNFTSTGSRYQIDINRYSGEAGVRGRFQTGPLDHEVVISANNFYQARASGLPATLSVTQSNIYNPRFSPNPIMPTARRYRQNDNSFTSYSISDTISAFDKRLQLTLGVRKQFVDINNYTLQTGVISSKNKSDAVTPVIGLVVKPLENVSLYASYIEGLTAGSVVGNTFVNAGQVLPPFVTKQYEAGAKIDWGRLMTSVAVFQSEQASGIANTVTNTFTDNGETRYRGVELSVAGEIVEGVRALGGITFLDSKLVRTANGTFDGNEAQGTPRVQANLGLEWDPGFVRNLTLFGRMIYTGSSYADAANLQKLKAWTTFDIGARYKIERAGGKPIILQANVTNLFNKAYWTTYPGFNLLYPSEARMVSLSSTFEF from the coding sequence ATGCGGTTGACGGCGAAGGAAATCCTCCTCGCGGCGACATTTCTCAGCTCGCTGGGTGCCGGCCTTGCCATTCCCGTTGCAACGGCGCAGGCGCAGGCGCTGCACAGCTTCGACATTCCGGCGAAACCCGTCCGCGCCGCGATGAACGATATCGTCCGCGTCACGGGCGTCGACGTCGTCTTCGCCGAGACGCCGGCCGCCTCCCGCCGCGGCAATGCGGTGAAAGGTTCGCTGACCACGGCCCAGGCCGTCGCGGCCCTGCTCAACGGCACCGGACTTGCCTTCCGCTTCAGCAACGCCACCACCGTCCAGATCTACGACCCGGCCCGGCCCGTCTCGGCCGGCGGCGCCGTCGAGGGCGCGATTCCGCTCGATACGATCGAGGTCGTCGGCAGCGGCGTGCCCGGACTGCCACCGGCCTATGCCGGCGGCCAGGTCGCGGTCGGCGGCGGCCTCGGCGTGCTCGGGCAGCGCTCCGTGATGGATACGCCCTTCTCGGTCACGAACTACACGTCGAAGCTGATCGAGGATCAGCGGGCGCAGTCCGTCGCCGATGTCGTGAAGAACGATTCCTCGATCCGCAATGTCGAGCCGACCAATGTCGGCAACGCCAATTACTTCGTCATCCGCGGCATCCAGGTCGGCAACGCTGCCGTCGCCTTCGGCGGCCTGTTCGGAATCGCACCCAATGCACAGTCGACGCTGGCCGGCATCGAACGTGTCGAGGTCCTGAAGGGCCCCGGCGCCTTCCTCGGCGGCCTTTCGCCGAGCGGCGTCGGCGGGGTCATCAATCTCGTGCCGAAACGCGCCACGGACGAGCCGCTGACCCGCTTCACCACGACCTGGATCAGCAATTCACAATTCGGCGGCCATCTCGACCTCGGCCGCCGCTTCGGCGACCAGAAGCAGTTCGGCGTGCGCGCCAACCTGCTCTACCGCGACGGCGGCACGCCGATCAGCCAGCAGTCGCAGACTCTGGTCAACGGCACGATCGGGCTCGACTATCGCAGCGACGCCTTCCGCATCTCGCTGGATGCCGGCTATCAGGTGCTGAATACCGACCGGATGAACAATACGGTCACGCCCTTGGCGACCGAGCTGGTCCCGCGGCCGATCAAGCCGAACAAGAGCTATGTCTCGCCTTGGAACTACAGCAAGTTCGCGGACAGCTTCGGCATGGTCCAGACCGAATACGATGTGACCTCCAACATAACCGTCTACGGCAAGGCCGGCGTCAGCCATATGGACTGGGACCAGGCCGTCGAAGCCGGCTCCGGCCTCAGGCGCAACGGCAACTTCACCAGCACGGGCTCCCGCTATCAGATCGATATCAACCGCTATTCGGGCGAAGCCGGCGTTCGCGGGCGCTTCCAGACCGGGCCGCTCGACCACGAAGTCGTCATTTCCGCCAACAACTTCTACCAGGCGCGTGCCTCCGGCCTGCCAGCGACGCTCTCGGTCACTCAGTCGAATATCTACAACCCGAGATTCTCGCCCAACCCGATCATGCCGACGGCCCGGCGCTACCGCCAGAACGACAACAGCTTCACCAGCTATTCGATCTCGGACACGATCTCGGCCTTCGACAAGCGCCTGCAACTGACGCTCGGCGTGCGCAAGCAGTTCGTCGACATCAACAACTACACGCTGCAGACCGGCGTGATCTCCTCGAAGAACAAGAGCGATGCGGTGACGCCGGTCATCGGTCTCGTCGTGAAGCCCCTTGAGAACGTCTCGCTCTATGCCAGCTATATCGAGGGTCTGACCGCGGGTTCGGTCGTCGGCAACACCTTCGTCAATGCCGGCCAGGTCCTGCCGCCCTTCGTCACCAAGCAGTACGAAGCCGGCGCCAAGATCGACTGGGGCAGGCTGATGACCTCGGTCGCCGTGTTCCAGTCGGAACAGGCGTCGGGCATCGCGAACACCGTCACCAACACCTTCACCGACAATGGCGAGACCCGCTATCGCGGCGTCGAACTCAGCGTCGCCGGCGAGATCGTGGAAGGCGTCCGGGCTCTTGGCGGCATCACCTTCCTCGATTCCAAGCTCGTGCGTACCGCCAACGGCACGTTCGATGGCAACGAAGCGCAAGGCACCCCGCGCGTGCAGGCCAATCTTGGCCTCGAATGGGACCCGGGCTTCGTCCGCAACCTCACGCTCTTCGGCCGGATGATCTATACCGGCTCGAGCTATGCCGATGCCGCCAACCTGCAGAAGCTGAAGGCCTGGACGACCTTCGACATCGGCGCGCGCTACAAGATCGAGCGGGCCGGCGGGAAGCCGATCATCCTGCAGGCGAACGTCACCAACCTGTTCAACAAGGCCTATTGGACGACCTATCCGGGCTTCAATTTGCTCTATCCGAGCGAGGCGCGGATGGTCTCGCTCTCCTCCACCTTCGAGTTCTAG
- a CDS encoding ABC transporter ATP-binding protein has translation MTLATREVRWGAGGRMIVDGVTLEAAPGRVLGLIGPNGSGKSSLLRLLCRLRNVASGVVTLDGNDIASVPRRELARRLAFVEQQATTEIQLSVCDVVRLGRTPHRAALASWSEADEAAVNEALARVGLLERHDQFWHTLSGGERQRVHIARALAQEPSELILDEPTNHLDIRHQLSILSLVRRLGITCIMALHDLNLAAMFCDEIALLHDGRLQAAGTPEEVLTAEAIQRIFGVAVSIRPGASGRRHVEYLIEPESRKGVL, from the coding sequence ATGACGCTCGCGACCCGCGAGGTCCGCTGGGGCGCCGGCGGCCGGATGATCGTCGATGGCGTGACGCTGGAAGCCGCGCCCGGCCGGGTGCTCGGACTGATCGGCCCGAACGGCTCAGGCAAGTCGAGCCTGCTCAGGTTGCTCTGCCGCCTGCGCAATGTCGCGAGCGGCGTCGTCACGCTCGACGGGAACGACATTGCGTCCGTGCCGCGCCGCGAGCTCGCCCGCCGCCTCGCCTTCGTCGAGCAGCAGGCGACGACCGAGATCCAGCTCTCCGTCTGCGATGTCGTCCGCCTCGGCCGCACGCCGCACCGCGCTGCGCTCGCCTCCTGGAGCGAGGCTGACGAGGCCGCCGTCAACGAGGCGCTGGCGCGGGTCGGGCTCCTCGAGCGTCACGACCAGTTCTGGCACACGCTCTCTGGTGGCGAGCGCCAGCGCGTCCATATCGCCCGTGCGCTCGCGCAGGAGCCGAGCGAACTGATCCTCGACGAGCCGACGAACCATCTCGATATCCGGCACCAGCTCTCGATCCTGAGCCTGGTCCGCCGCCTCGGCATTACCTGCATCATGGCTCTGCACGACCTCAACCTCGCCGCCATGTTCTGCGACGAGATCGCGCTGCTGCATGACGGCCGCCTGCAGGCGGCCGGCACGCCGGAGGAAGTCCTGACCGCAGAGGCGATCCAGCGCATCTTCGGCGTCGCAGTCTCGATCCGCCCGGGCGCTTCTGGGCGCCGGCATGTCGAGTATCTGATCGAGCCCGAATCGCGGAAGGGTGTGCTTTGA
- a CDS encoding ABC transporter substrate-binding protein, producing MPAARPFNTLLRLSAVALFGALAAGTANAAPTKYPLTLENCRETITFDAAPKRVVAIGQTQTEILYALGLGDRVVGTAVWFSPVAKPYEAVNAKVKRLADNDPSFEAVLAQEPDLVTAMFEWHVGPNGIVGKRDQFAKVKVPTYVSPTDCIGKDNSGAGDGVRTQMFTMELVYRNIREFGEIFDVADRAEKLVAELKAREDKAVEQVARLKAQDVPVVVWFSSKDIKGDGFMAGKNGVPAYILSKLGARNIISTNEEWPLVGWESIAAANPAVIVTVKMDRRRFPADDIEKKLDFLKTDPVASKLDAVKNGRIVIMDVGATRAGLDTIDGIETLATAIAGFGISR from the coding sequence ATGCCGGCTGCGCGCCCGTTCAACACCCTGCTTCGCCTGTCCGCCGTCGCGCTGTTCGGCGCTCTCGCCGCCGGTACGGCCAATGCCGCGCCGACCAAGTATCCGCTGACCCTTGAGAATTGCCGCGAGACGATCACTTTCGACGCCGCGCCCAAGCGCGTCGTCGCGATCGGCCAGACCCAGACGGAGATCCTTTATGCGCTCGGCCTCGGTGACCGCGTCGTCGGTACGGCGGTCTGGTTCTCGCCGGTGGCCAAGCCCTATGAGGCCGTCAACGCCAAGGTGAAGCGCCTCGCCGATAACGACCCGAGTTTCGAGGCCGTGCTGGCGCAGGAGCCCGATCTCGTCACCGCGATGTTCGAATGGCATGTCGGGCCGAACGGCATCGTCGGCAAGCGCGACCAGTTCGCCAAGGTGAAGGTGCCGACTTATGTCTCGCCGACCGACTGCATCGGCAAGGACAATTCCGGCGCAGGCGACGGCGTTCGCACCCAGATGTTCACGATGGAACTGGTCTATCGCAACATCCGCGAATTCGGCGAGATCTTCGACGTCGCCGACCGGGCCGAGAAGCTCGTCGCCGAGCTCAAGGCGCGCGAGGACAAGGCCGTCGAGCAGGTCGCCAGGCTGAAGGCGCAGGACGTGCCGGTCGTCGTCTGGTTCTCCAGCAAGGACATCAAGGGCGACGGCTTCATGGCCGGCAAGAACGGCGTTCCCGCCTATATCCTGTCCAAGCTCGGCGCCCGCAACATCATTTCGACCAATGAGGAATGGCCGCTGGTCGGCTGGGAGAGCATCGCCGCTGCCAATCCGGCCGTGATCGTCACCGTGAAGATGGATCGCCGCCGCTTCCCGGCAGACGATATCGAGAAGAAGCTGGATTTCCTGAAGACCGACCCGGTCGCCAGCAAGCTCGACGCCGTGAAGAATGGCCGCATCGTCATCATGGATGTCGGCGCGACGCGCGCCGGGCTCGACACGATCGACGGCATCGAGACCCTCGCCACGGCGATCGCCGGCTTCGGGATCTCGCGTTGA
- a CDS encoding FecCD family ABC transporter permease — translation MSHAAHEPNWPVRIGIALASLLALTFSVALAVTIGEMRIPLDTALKALGNGLFDLDFPVSAIQQGVIFDYRLSRALMAGLCGGALALSGAILQALLRNPLAEPYILGISAGASTGAVAVLILGISIGGAVLSVSAGAFIGSCAALVVVALLATGAGGASDRVILAGVATSQLFNAATATIVTTMASAEQARGVMFWLLGNFGGVRWPDIWMAAPVAFIGFGICMLHAKALDAFAFGVDAAASLGVAVTRVKVVLFATTAVMTAVMVSIVGTVGFVGLIIPHAARFLVGSGHARLLPACLVIGAIFMILADILSRILIPQQILPIGVVTALFGAPVFALILYRARRPA, via the coding sequence TTGAGCCACGCCGCCCATGAGCCGAACTGGCCGGTGCGGATCGGCATCGCGCTGGCCTCGCTGCTGGCGCTGACCTTCTCGGTCGCGCTGGCGGTGACGATTGGCGAAATGCGCATCCCGCTGGACACGGCCTTGAAGGCCCTCGGCAACGGGCTGTTCGATCTCGACTTTCCCGTCAGCGCAATCCAGCAGGGCGTGATCTTCGATTACCGCCTGAGCCGCGCGCTGATGGCAGGCTTGTGCGGCGGCGCGCTCGCGTTATCGGGTGCTATCCTCCAGGCTCTGCTGCGCAATCCACTGGCCGAACCCTATATCCTCGGCATCTCGGCCGGCGCCTCGACCGGCGCTGTCGCGGTGCTGATCCTCGGCATCAGCATCGGCGGCGCGGTGCTTTCGGTCTCTGCCGGCGCCTTCATCGGCTCCTGCGCCGCGCTCGTCGTCGTCGCCTTGCTGGCGACGGGGGCGGGTGGGGCGAGCGATCGCGTCATCCTTGCCGGTGTCGCCACCTCGCAGCTCTTCAATGCCGCGACCGCGACGATCGTCACGACCATGGCCAGCGCCGAGCAGGCGCGCGGCGTGATGTTCTGGCTGCTCGGCAATTTCGGCGGCGTGCGCTGGCCCGACATCTGGATGGCGGCGCCGGTCGCCTTCATCGGCTTCGGTATCTGCATGCTGCACGCCAAGGCGCTCGACGCCTTCGCCTTCGGCGTCGATGCGGCGGCCTCGCTCGGCGTCGCGGTCACGCGGGTCAAGGTCGTGCTTTTCGCGACGACGGCGGTGATGACGGCGGTGATGGTCTCGATCGTCGGCACGGTCGGCTTCGTCGGCCTGATCATCCCCCATGCCGCGCGCTTCCTCGTCGGCTCCGGCCATGCCCGCCTGCTGCCGGCCTGCCTCGTCATCGGCGCGATCTTCATGATCCTCGCCGACATCCTCTCCCGCATCCTGATCCCTCAGCAGATCTTGCCGATCGGCGTGGTGACGGCGCTGTTCGGCGCGCCGGTCTTCGCCTTGATCCTCTATCGCGCCCGGAGGCCGGCATGA
- a CDS encoding FecCD family ABC transporter permease, with protein MTGLLSRRGPVPGGVTNRPTLCHLGLWLGGLALVLASLTLGTVRLTPVQALQALAGHESPALQLLVEWRLPRIGAALAAGAALGLSGALFQTLLRNPLGSPDVIGFDAGAFGGALLALLAGLAPALVALAAFGGGLGAGLLVYLAAGGLRADRTRLILIGIAVGSAFTAFADWMIFVAPLDIALVAANWKQGTLAGVDVQRLAIGAGMLGLLLPLGLACGRSVQALELGDDKAQSLGVPAGGTRLRLGLIGLGLTATATFIAGPIGFVALIAPQAARKLVGLAGLPLATSALFGAVFLLASDAVARIALAPRALPVGAVTACLGGAYLILLFGSWVRRGEPIR; from the coding sequence ATGACGGGCCTCCTCTCGCGGCGCGGACCGGTCCCGGGCGGCGTGACCAACCGCCCTACGCTATGCCATCTCGGCCTATGGCTCGGCGGACTGGCGCTCGTGCTGGCTTCCCTCACACTGGGCACGGTCAGGCTCACGCCGGTCCAGGCGCTTCAGGCGCTTGCCGGCCACGAGAGCCCGGCGCTGCAGTTGCTCGTAGAATGGCGCCTGCCCCGGATCGGCGCCGCGCTCGCAGCCGGCGCCGCGCTCGGCTTATCCGGTGCCTTGTTCCAGACATTGCTGCGCAATCCGCTCGGAAGCCCCGACGTGATCGGCTTCGACGCAGGCGCATTCGGCGGCGCCTTGCTGGCGCTTCTTGCCGGCCTGGCGCCCGCGCTGGTCGCGCTGGCTGCCTTCGGCGGCGGACTTGGCGCGGGCCTGCTGGTCTATCTCGCGGCCGGCGGCCTGCGCGCCGATCGCACGCGGCTGATCCTCATCGGCATCGCGGTCGGCTCCGCCTTCACGGCCTTCGCAGACTGGATGATCTTCGTCGCGCCCCTCGACATCGCGCTGGTCGCCGCGAACTGGAAACAGGGGACTCTCGCCGGTGTCGATGTCCAGCGGCTGGCGATTGGTGCGGGGATGCTCGGCCTGCTGCTGCCCCTCGGCCTTGCCTGTGGCCGCTCTGTGCAGGCTCTCGAACTCGGAGACGACAAGGCGCAATCCCTCGGCGTTCCGGCCGGAGGCACCCGGCTCCGCCTCGGTCTCATCGGCCTCGGCCTGACCGCGACGGCGACCTTCATCGCCGGACCGATCGGCTTCGTCGCGCTGATCGCGCCGCAGGCGGCACGCAAGCTCGTCGGCTTGGCCGGGTTGCCGCTCGCGACCTCCGCCCTGTTCGGCGCGGTGTTCCTGCTGGCGAGCGATGCGGTCGCGCGCATCGCGCTGGCGCCGCGCGCGCTGCCCGTCGGCGCGGTGACGGCCTGTCTGGGCGGGGCCTATCTCATTCTGCTGTTCGGCTCCTGGGTCCGCCGCGGGGAGCCTATCCGATGA
- a CDS encoding FecR family protein, with translation METDDNLRSDELLLEKQAIAWFTRMNGRPSPADRGDFEAWLAASSDHARHYDKVAALWSDMGALSAALGASETETLATPLERIRALRRERGRGRAATGAVLGLVLALCLGWIWLDRPHLFENWQADQVTPRGEQRTVVLADGSTAQLDSDSALAVEFSEGLRRVRLLRGTAFFEVKRSGAPFVVGAGQGEARVLGTSFEVAASDDGSVAVTLASGSVAVELPQSREAVILKPGERVAYGGHGLGKAEAVDVADVTAWRAGRFIFNDMPLSQVLARIERHHRGRIVLLGSALGGRHVTGNVTLRDSAAALAALQSSVGFSITTVGPVTFVSP, from the coding sequence ATGGAAACCGACGACAACCTACGCTCCGATGAACTGCTGCTGGAAAAGCAGGCGATCGCGTGGTTCACCCGCATGAACGGCCGCCCGTCGCCTGCGGATCGCGGGGACTTCGAGGCCTGGCTGGCGGCTTCGAGCGATCATGCCCGCCACTATGACAAGGTCGCGGCGCTCTGGTCCGACATGGGCGCGCTGTCTGCCGCTCTCGGCGCGTCCGAGACCGAAACGCTGGCAACGCCGCTGGAGCGTATCCGGGCGTTGCGCCGCGAGCGTGGTCGCGGAAGAGCGGCGACCGGGGCCGTGCTCGGCCTCGTACTCGCCCTGTGCCTCGGCTGGATCTGGCTCGACCGGCCGCATCTGTTCGAGAACTGGCAGGCCGACCAGGTCACGCCCCGCGGCGAACAGCGAACCGTGGTGCTGGCGGACGGCTCGACGGCACAGCTCGATTCTGACAGCGCGCTCGCCGTCGAATTTTCCGAGGGGTTGCGTCGCGTTCGCCTGCTGAGGGGAACGGCCTTCTTCGAGGTCAAGCGCTCCGGGGCGCCTTTCGTGGTCGGCGCGGGCCAGGGCGAGGCCCGCGTGCTGGGCACGAGCTTCGAGGTGGCAGCAAGCGACGACGGCAGCGTCGCGGTCACGCTTGCCAGCGGCAGCGTCGCGGTCGAACTGCCGCAGTCGCGCGAGGCGGTGATCCTCAAGCCCGGCGAGCGGGTCGCCTATGGCGGGCATGGGCTCGGCAAGGCCGAGGCCGTCGATGTCGCGGATGTGACCGCCTGGCGCGCCGGCCGCTTCATCTTCAACGATATGCCGCTGTCGCAGGTCCTGGCCCGGATCGAGCGCCACCATCGCGGCCGCATCGTTCTCCTCGGCTCCGCGCTGGGCGGACGCCATGTCACCGGCAATGTCACCTTGCGCGACAGCGCGGCGGCGCTGGCGGCCCTGCAATCCTCGGTTGGCTTCTCGATCACCACCGTCGGGCCGGTCACCTTCGTCTCGCCCTGA